In a single window of the Nodularia spumigena CCY9414 genome:
- a CDS encoding methyltransferase domain-containing protein — MNNQPYTQNFYQSIREGSRLSAQEVVPLVMELTQANSLVDVGCGLGTWLSVFQRFGIDDYLGIDGEYVDVKMLEIEPSKFLCFDLKQPLEVERKFDLVVSLEVAEHLPRESAEIFIHSLTNLGNIVLFSAAIPFQGGLNHLNEQWLEYWAEIFAKYGYVAIDCLRRKIWNNEKVEAWYAQNLLIFVKETCLGEYPLLEKEFHQGEHNLGMVHPKIYLSAIAAVKWQMHLELEKLKSQLET, encoded by the coding sequence GTGAATAATCAACCATACACACAAAATTTTTATCAATCTATTCGAGAAGGTTCACGACTTTCTGCTCAAGAAGTTGTCCCCTTAGTCATGGAACTCACTCAAGCAAACAGCCTAGTAGATGTTGGTTGTGGTTTGGGAACTTGGCTCTCAGTATTTCAGAGATTTGGTATAGATGACTATCTAGGAATAGATGGAGAATACGTAGATGTGAAGATGCTGGAAATTGAACCGAGCAAATTTCTCTGCTTTGATTTAAAGCAACCTCTAGAAGTTGAGAGAAAGTTTGATTTGGTTGTGTCTTTGGAAGTTGCGGAACATCTTCCTAGGGAGTCGGCGGAAATCTTTATTCATTCATTAACTAACTTAGGAAATATCGTGCTGTTTTCCGCAGCGATTCCGTTTCAAGGTGGTCTTAATCATCTGAATGAACAGTGGCTGGAATATTGGGCAGAAATTTTCGCCAAGTATGGCTATGTGGCGATTGATTGCTTACGCCGGAAAATATGGAATAATGAAAAAGTAGAAGCTTGGTATGCTCAGAATCTCTTAATTTTTGTTAAGGAAACTTGCCTTGGTGAATATCCCTTATTAGAAAAGGAATTTCATCAAGGTGAGCATAATTTAGGGATGGTTCATCCTAAAATTTATCTGAGTGCGATCGCCGCCGTCAAATGGCAAATGCATCTAGAGTTAGAGAAATTAAAATCTCAGCTAGAAACTTAA
- a CDS encoding glycosyltransferase, whose amino-acid sequence MKIAYVSREFGPITGGGIGTYIANISKYMAKRGHDVYLITDCFSESNLHYLPPNVTLIRTEPAISDRHFFTYNQNYSDRVYQTLKLLSPFDVIEFAEYNAEGFTTIRAKKLLNEFTNTQIVVKLHTPRSLLVEIDEEKHTNTQTAIDIYLEDYCVKNADLVTSPSASLAQYFTERLNLNSIRRSPYPLLLSTINNPRQFLTSQIQKITFLGSIQVRKGVDIFIEAAKIILAKEPNFVFEIYGRDTYSAPFQASYTEYLKKRIPYDLKDKIVFKGAAPYEQIPEILLNTCFCVFPSRWENWANVCLEAMSLGCVVIGSEQGGMSEMIEHRESGFLINPSHAEEIAHTILDNYRNIAYLHQISENAQSSIKQWCDPELASVKVEESYQIDSSPKKWLVNQEAKVSVIIPLYNQGKYIEETIQSIKESTYKNVEIIVVNDGSNESETNEVFQNLSGVIKIFKPNGGLSSARNAGLKVSSGEFIMLLDSDDKIHPEYLEKAIIALINNQELSYIGCYTRNFEAYEYTQAPVGFIPELMLFMNTNVVNSTNVYRREAMQKTGNFDEELISYEDWDYFISLYENGCAGDILPIELFLYRRHYDSMVWTVAQPRRTQLIQYMLGKHQKTVALFSHVMVQYLTQLWKDKEIECEAAISGSHSREDNTAISGSHSKEIYELKKRIVAMESSKFWQLRKLWFKLKYKLGLSKELD is encoded by the coding sequence ATGAAAATAGCTTATGTTTCCCGTGAGTTTGGTCCCATTACAGGAGGAGGAATTGGTACTTATATTGCTAATATTAGCAAATATATGGCAAAAAGAGGCCATGATGTCTATCTGATTACTGACTGCTTTTCTGAGTCTAATCTACATTATTTACCCCCAAATGTCACACTGATTCGTACAGAGCCTGCAATAAGCGATCGCCATTTTTTTACATATAACCAAAATTATTCAGATCGGGTTTATCAAACCCTCAAATTGCTGAGTCCTTTTGATGTCATTGAGTTTGCTGAATATAACGCCGAAGGATTCACCACCATTAGAGCCAAAAAACTTTTAAATGAATTTACTAACACTCAAATAGTCGTCAAATTACATACACCACGCTCTCTTTTAGTAGAAATAGATGAAGAAAAACATACGAATACTCAAACAGCAATAGATATCTATTTAGAAGATTATTGTGTAAAAAATGCTGATTTAGTCACATCTCCTTCCGCATCTCTTGCTCAATACTTTACCGAAAGATTGAATTTAAACTCTATTCGTAGAAGTCCCTATCCATTATTATTATCTACCATTAATAATCCCCGTCAATTTCTGACATCACAAATTCAAAAAATTACATTTCTTGGTAGCATCCAAGTCAGAAAAGGTGTAGATATTTTTATAGAAGCAGCTAAAATAATTCTCGCTAAAGAACCTAACTTTGTCTTTGAAATATATGGTAGAGATACATACTCTGCTCCTTTTCAAGCTTCTTATACAGAATATCTCAAAAAACGTATTCCCTATGATTTAAAAGACAAAATTGTTTTTAAAGGAGCCGCACCCTACGAACAAATTCCAGAAATTTTGTTAAACACTTGTTTTTGCGTATTTCCTTCCCGGTGGGAGAACTGGGCTAATGTTTGTCTAGAAGCAATGTCTTTGGGTTGTGTGGTTATTGGTAGCGAACAAGGTGGGATGTCAGAAATGATTGAACACAGAGAGTCAGGCTTTTTAATTAATCCATCCCATGCTGAAGAAATTGCCCATACCATCTTAGATAATTACAGGAATATTGCTTATTTACACCAAATTTCTGAAAATGCTCAATCAAGTATTAAGCAATGGTGTGATCCGGAATTAGCCTCAGTGAAAGTGGAAGAATCTTATCAAATTGATAGTTCTCCCAAAAAATGGCTAGTTAATCAAGAAGCTAAAGTTTCCGTAATTATTCCTCTTTACAACCAAGGAAAGTATATTGAAGAAACGATTCAATCTATTAAAGAATCAACTTATAAAAATGTAGAAATTATCGTAGTAAATGATGGCTCTAACGAATCTGAAACCAACGAAGTCTTTCAAAATTTGTCAGGTGTAATTAAAATATTTAAACCCAATGGCGGCTTAAGTTCTGCTCGTAATGCAGGGCTAAAAGTCAGTTCAGGTGAATTTATTATGCTTCTAGACTCAGATGATAAAATTCATCCTGAATATCTGGAAAAAGCCATCATAGCCCTGATAAATAATCAGGAACTCAGCTATATAGGTTGCTATACGCGCAATTTTGAAGCTTATGAATATACTCAAGCGCCTGTGGGCTTTATTCCTGAGCTAATGCTTTTCATGAATACCAATGTGGTAAACAGTACAAATGTATATCGCAGAGAAGCCATGCAAAAAACCGGAAACTTCGATGAAGAATTAATTTCTTACGAAGATTGGGATTATTTTATCAGCTTATATGAAAATGGCTGCGCCGGGGATATCTTACCAATAGAATTATTTCTTTATCGTCGCCACTATGATTCAATGGTATGGACAGTAGCACAGCCTCGCCGGACGCAATTAATTCAGTATATGTTGGGTAAACACCAAAAAACCGTCGCTTTATTTTCTCATGTGATGGTGCAATATCTTACCCAATTATGGAAAGATAAAGAAATAGAATGCGAGGCGGCTATATCAGGAAGTCATAGTAGAGAAGATAATACTGCTATATCAGGAAGTCATAGTAAAGAAATCTATGAATTAAAAAAGAGAATTGTAGCAATGGAATCATCTAAATTTTGGCAGTTACGCAAGCTGTGGTTTAAACTTAAATACAAATTGGGGTTATCAAAAGAACTGGATTAG